From a single Cryptococcus neoformans var. neoformans B-3501A chromosome 3, whole genome shotgun sequence genomic region:
- a CDS encoding hypothetical protein (HMMPfam hit to Aminotran_1_2, Aminotransferase class I and II, score: 88.6, E(): 1.6e-23), translated as MGRTTRRSARPQSGTSTPPNISSPPSRPLFPSISLRSSSPTPPTHENLSARSSLLSVLTRPAHSVAATPDSPEEELSDLSTVSSYASSVISGTHSKDMTEEEIAKVYENYLEKPFIQIKTTIKHSEFGHCNNPNWRWTSQWNPNEVIHADDARPSYTVLLSTYLSYILLIIIGHIRDFFGKKFTPASYAHLMPQNGYAALNSDFDSFYTRRLKKRLDDCFARPTTGVPGRTIVCYDRSSTDQNNTFQLTGTTTRALNVSSYNYLGFASSTGGCADAVEMAIKRYGVASAGARHEASTTDLHLQCEKLVAKFLGVEASMVVSMGYATNSTTIPALVGKGCLVISDEFNHASIRAGVRMSGASMRWYKHNNMDVLENLLREVISQGQPRTHRPWKKILVIVEGLFSMEGSLVDLPRLIELKKRYKFYLYVDEAHSIGAMGPNGRGVCDYFGIDPREVDVLMGTVTKSFGAAGGYIAGSKELVDRLRVRSHATAYAESVSPAVLTQIIASMGSIMGIAPPLAAPPTEDDKSETWSIASRPAVYGPAPSSLLPPWLTLPPHLLNGTEGRERLRRIAFNSRYLASGLRKLGFIVYGNRDSPIIPLLIFQPGKMGYFSRMMLERIGPDKTPIVVVVVAYPATPLITSRVRFCLSASHTKNDMDMVLRACDEVGDVLNLKYNKQEMSVEEVIANAEELVAASHV; from the exons ATGGGCCGCACCACCAGACGCTCAGCAAGGCCCCAATCGGGTACATCTACTCCCCCCAACATCTCCTCTCCGCCTTCGCGCCCTTTGTTTCCCAGCATCTCCCTTcgctcttcatcgcctACTCCACCTACCCACGAAAACCTCTCAGCCCGGTCCTCTCTCCTCAGCGTGCTCACACGACCAGCCCATTCAGTCGCAGCGACGCCAGATTcgccagaggaagagctcTCGGATTTGTCGACAGTAAGCAGCTATGCCTCGAGTGTTATCTCTGGTACACATTCAAAGGACATGaccgaagaggagattgcaAAGGTATATGAGAATTATTTGGAGAAGCCATTCATCCAAATAAAGACTACAATAAAGCATAGCGAGTTTGGACATTGTAACAATCCCAATTGGCGGTGGACCAGTCAG TGGAATCCCAACGAAGTGATTCATGCCGACGATGCCAGACCATCCTACACTGTGTTACTAAGTACATACTTGAGTTACATCCTGCTTATCATTATCGGTCACATTCGAGACTTCTTCGGTAAAAAGTTTACACCAGCCTCATACGCTCATTTGATGCCCCAGAAC GGCTACGCCGCGCTCAACTCCGACTTCGACTCTTTCTACACCCGTCGATTAAAGAAACGTCTCGACGACTGTTTCGCGCGACCTACCACCGGTGTCCCCGGTCGAACCATTGTCTGCTACGATCGTTCCTCCACCGACCAGAACAACACTTTTCAATTGACTGGTACTACAACGCGCGCTTTGAACGTTTCCTCTTATAACTATCTCGGTTTCGCCTCTTCTACAGGTGGCTGCGCCGATGCTGTCGAAATGGCCATTAAGCGATACGGTGTTGCCAGTGCCGGTGCCAGACATGAAGCTTCTACTACCGACCTTCACTTACAATGTGAGAAACTCGTCGCCAAGTTTCTCGGTGTTGAAGCGTCCATGGTCGTTTCGATGGGTTATGCCACCAACTCGACTACGATCCCTGCGTTGGTTGGTAAAGGCTGTCTTGTGATTTCCGACGAATTCAACCACGCTTCTATCCGTGCCGGTGTGAGAATGAGTGGGGCTTCGATGAGATGGTACAAGCACAACAATATGGATGTGCTTGAGAACTTGTTGAGGGAAGTCATTTCACAAGGCCAACCCAGGACTCACAGGCcgtggaagaagatattGGTTATTGTCGAAGGATTATTCTCAATGGAGGGTAGTTTGGTTGATCTTCCCAGATTGATTGAGCTCAAGAAGCGTTACAAG TTCTATTTGTATGTCGATGAAGCTCACTCTATCGGTGCGATGGGCCCCAACGGTCGAGGTGTTTGTGACTATTTCGGTATCGACCCCCGTGAAGTCGACGTCTTGATGGGTACCGTCACAAAATCGTTCGGTGCTGCCGGTGGTTACATCGCGGGTAGCAAGGAACTCGTCGACCGTCTCCGTGTCCGATCACACGCTACCGCGTACGCTGAATCCGTATCTCCTGCCGTTCTCACCCAGATCATCGCTTCTATGGGTTCTATCATGGGCATTGCCCCTCCCCTGGCTGCCCCTCCCACAGAGGACGACAAGTCCGAGACATGGTCCATCGCATCCCGTCCAGCAGTGTACGGCCCCGccccatcttccctcctccccccttGGCTcaccctccctcctcactTACTCAACGGAACCGAGGGCCGCGAACGTCTCCGCCGTATCGCTTTCAACTCCCGGTACCTCGCTTCTGGTCTTCGCAAACTGGGCTTCATCGTCTACGGTAATCGGGATTCACCCAtcattcctcttcttaTCTTCCAGCCCGGTAAGATGGGTTACTTTTCTCGTATGATGCTCGAGCGTATCGGCCCCGACAAGACACCCATCGTCGTCGTGGTCGTGGCCTATCCCGCGACCCCACTCATCACTTCCAGAGTCAGATTCTGTCTCTCGGCGAGTCACACGAAAAATGATATGGACATGGTCCTCAGGGCATGTGATGAAGTTGGAGATGTGTTGAATTTGAAATATAATAAGCAGGAAATGAGTGTGGAGGAAGTCATTGCCAATGCTGAGGAGCTGGTTGCTGCTTCTCATGTTTAA
- a CDS encoding 60S ribosomal protein L15 (Match to ESTs gb|CF193930.1|CF193930, gb|CF188243.1|CF188243, gb|CF188082.1|CF188082; HMMPfam hit to Ribosomal_L15e, Ribosomal L15, score: 403.7, E(): 2.2e-118), which translates to MGAYKYLQELYTKKQSDVLQFVSRVRCWEYRQLAVIHRASRPSRPDKARRLGYKAKQGYLIYRVRVRRGNRKKQAPKGATYGKPVRQGVNHLKSPRGLKATAEERVARRCGNLRVLNSYWVNQDGVYKYYEVILVDPSHKAIRRDARINWIANPVHKHREMRGLTAEGKKNRGLGKGSKHNHQPQKATWKKHNTLSLRRYR; encoded by the exons ATGGGTGCCTACAAGTATCTCCAGGAGCTCTACACCAAGAAGCAGTCCGACGTGCTTCAGTTCGTCTCCCGTGTCCGATGCTGGGAGTACCGACAGCTCGCCGTCATCCACCGAGCTTCTCGACCTTCTCGTCCCGACAAGGCTAGGCGACTCGGATACAAGGCCAAGCAGGGCTATCTCATCTACCGTGTTAGGGTCAGGAGGGGTAacaggaagaagcaagCTCCCAAGGGTGCTACTTACGGTAAGCCCGTCAGGCAGGGTGTCAACCACCTCAAGTCTCCTAGAGGTTTGAAGGCTACCGCCGAGGAGAGGGTTGCCAGGAGGTGTGGTAACTTGCGAGT TCTCAACTCTTACTGGGTCAACCAGGACGGTGTATACAAGTACTACGAGGTCATCCTTGTCGA CCCCTCTCACAAGGCCATCCGACGAGACGCCCGTATCAACTGGATCGCCAACCCCGTCCACAAGCACCGAGAGATGCGTGGCCTCACCGCcgagggcaagaagaaccGTGGTTTGGGCAAGGGTTCCAAGCACAACCACCAGCCCCAGAAGGCCACCTGGAAGAAGCACAACAC CCTTTCTCTCCGACGATACCGTTAA
- a CDS encoding hypothetical protein (HMMPfam hit to Mito_carr, Mitochondrial carrier protein, score: 262.3, E(): 8e-76): MSDQSERDVKIDDMPTSSSSSSSEPHYTLSPHPPHTDSSFHPLPTDPTPPPQPMCLREAPGPDIFSDHRPTLAEFRASEGPAARASKLRALWKSLPALPSIPDGDEPTPTKKMQLPGQGTTAALSPERAERLRRLYEEELVKRISEERPDSSLWGGPDDLEPEMKNLKGKGIAWQDFRRFLWDKERELWDIFQELDHNADGRLDAQEMRAALSRSGVDVTPATVSDLVHFLASPSNKEGLPKGPSQGGSEEGLYLTFADFRDFLIMLPRKATPFEIYKFYQVRKRFSDGRGAARVDKEGDISISFPKAPNSPQTSTAAGFFHPPKQHKEEDEEFADTPGPYDEDVEVVQEDRHEAWRFLLAGAIAGGVSRTVTAPFDRLKVYLITTDDFSAFNRHPQINHPLQNGFRAVTNLWGAVQRIYMEGGGLRAFWVGNGLNVTKILPESAIKFVSYEQSKKFLAKYWDKVSDPSELSSSSRFISGGVGGITSQLAIYGLETLKTRIQSDIGPNQGWEHVVKTAKEMWRAGGVRTYYRGLTLGLVGVFPYSAIDMGTYETLKTAYCRSTKADEPPVFAVLSFGALSGSIGAATVYPVNLLRTRLQASGSSGHPHQYTGFRDVMQQTLKNEGWRGLYKGLLPSILKVGPAVGVSWIVYEESKRMLGV; this comes from the exons ATGTCAGATCAATCGGAAAGAG ACGTTAAGATAGATGATATGccaacctcatcctcatcctcatcctccgaACCCCATTACACCCTCTCACCCCATCCACCCCACACTGACTCATCATTTCACCCCTTACCTACCGACCCaacacctcctcctcaacctaTGTGCCTTCGCGAAGCCCCCGGACCCGACATCTTTTCGGACCATCGTCCCACTCTTGCCGAGTTCCGCGCCAGTGAAGGTCCTGCCGCAAGAGCTTCAAAACTCAGGGCGCTCTGGAAATCTCTTCCCGcccttccatccattcCTGATGGCGACGAACCCACACCGACAAAAAAGATGCAGCTTCCTGGCCAGGGTACCACTGCGGCCCTGTCGCCTGAGCGCGCTGAGAGGTTAAGAAGGCTctacgaagaagaattggTCAAGCGTATTAGCGAGGAGAGACCGGATAGTTCATTATGGGGTGGACCTGATGACCTTGAGCCGGAAATGAAGAATTTAAAGGGAAAAGGTATCGCGTGGCAAGATTTCAGGCGGTTCTTATGGGATAAGGAAAGAGAGTTGTGGGATATCTTCCAGGAACTGGATCATAACGCCGACGGCCGTCTTGACGCGCAAGAGATGAGAGCCGCACTTTCTCGTTCAGGGGTGGACGTCACGCCGGCAACTGTTTCTGATCTTGTCCATTTCCTCGCCAGTCCCTCTAACAAAGAAGGCTTACCTAAAGGGCCCTCGCAGGGAGGTTCAGAAGAGGGGTTGTACCTTACGTTCGCCGATTTCAGAGATTTCCTGATCATGTTGCCCAGAAAAGCGACGCCATTTGAAATCTACAAAT TCTACCAAGTCCGGAAACGATTTTCTGACGGCCGAGGTGCCGCTCGCGTCGACAAAGAAGGCGATATAAgcatctccttccccaaaGCCCCCAACTCACCTCAAACATCTACCGCCGCTGGATTCTTCCACCCCCCAAAACAAcataaagaagaagacgaagagttTGCCGACACCCCCGGACCATACGACGAGGACGTTGAAGTCGTGCAGGAAGATAGGCATGAGGCATGGAGGTTCCTCCTGGCGGGTGCCATTGCCGGTGGCGTCTCGCGGACGGTGACAGCTCCATTCGACAGGTTGAAAGTCTACCTCATCACGACTGATGATTTTTCTGCTTTCAATCGTCATCCACAAATCAACCATCCTTTACAAAATGGTTTCAGGGCGGTGACGAATCTGTGGGGAGCGGTGCAGAGGATTTATATGGAAGGTGGGGGATTGAGAGCGTTCTGGGTTGGGAATGGATTGAACGTGACAAAGATCCTCCCT GAATCCGCTATCAAATTCGTCTCATATGAACAATCCAAAAAATTCCTCGCCAAATACTGGGATAAAGTCTCAGATCCGTCAGAactttcctcatcttcccgtTTCATCTCTGGCGGCGTAGGTGGTATCACCTCCCAATTGGCCATTTACGGTCTCGAAACCCTCAAAACGCGGATACAAAGTGATATTGGCCCGAACCAAGGATGGGAACATGTGGTCAAGACAGCAAAGGAAATGTGGAGAGCAGGAGGGGTCAGGACATATTATCGCGGACTGACGCTGGGTCTGGTCGGCGTTTTCCCGTACAGTGCGATTGATATGGGAACATATGAGACACTCAAGACGGCGTATTGTCGGTCGACAAAGGCGGATGAGCCGCCGGTATTTGCTGTACTCTCGTTTGGAGCGCTTTCAGGTTCTATTGGCGCTGCGACTGTTTATC CTGTCAACCTCCTTCGAACACGACTTCAGGCTTCTGGCTCATCTGGCCATCCACATCAATACACTGGTTTCCGCGACGTTATGCAGCAGACCCTCAAGaatgaaggatggagaggccTTTATAAAGGGTTACTGCCTAGTATATTGAAGGTGGGCCCCGCAGTGGGTGTCAGCTGGATTGTGTATGAGGAGTCGAAGAGGATGCTGGGAGTTTAA
- a CDS encoding hypothetical protein (HMMPfam hit to FMO-like, Flavin-binding monooxygenase-like, score: -197.0, E(): 1.2e-13): protein MPRPCLKNTTAPFLRTCSTRVPQNWADRSLYTTTTTRPTAGNDSTPCIWSFATASSSFSNLQIKRSSPHTHIIPLSCCCRINPRNMTTETGKPVIRVAVIGAGASGLTQTQQLLEAWSRKAVKTKLEVVAFEARGDVGGVWLSEDGPKQAERTSLPGENDKMDDVFSYSTASKISSPMYEGLRTNIPAPIMAFRGFKFPEKTPLFPDRAAVLKYLQDYAKAYELLPYIRFNTRVERVYLTSTTRGSDKRRWTVESVSGNSKTSEEFDYISVSNGHYSDGWIPNTPGLSSFPGQIIHSRFYRRASDHAGQTVLVVGSFASGGDISRLLASHNIDKYDPSGQPLSRSLTPDQKLDDSSSLKAATGENFIKVYVSSSGATSHSVSPDGPCAPYIHNLPLISHLSPPSSAYPKGVIHFEDGQQLSGVDTIIYATGYNFAYPFFKRADKPWDEVDLVDGVIRSGERKGGEEWEEGGVKGLGMKKLDELLLFLKGDRSIAFPALSYQVVPFPLAQVQARLTSLLWANLLPSFPEHPALPENPSNPYSKQSVSVPSINHLDVSSLSAPQPDITVTAAATPPTTTTKVCSSSSPSTTPLDRKTLSARQKLLFGTPYEWTYSEYLMSLMSEAEGGKEAEVEEHWKKIEPWRREMRDRKDLRKKTLGY from the exons ATGCCTAGACCCTGTTTGAAGAACACAACAGCTCCATTCCTTAGAACTTGCAGTACACGAGTACCCCAAAATTGGGCGGATCGCTCGCTATACactaccaccaccactagGCCTACAGCCGGCAACGACAGCACGCCGTGCATTTGGAGCTTCGCCacagcatcatcatctttttcaaaTCTCCAAATCAAGAGGTCTTCACCGCATACGCATATCATACCTTTGAGCTGTTGCTGTAGAATAAATCCTAGGAACATGACGACCGAGACAGGTAAACCTGTCATTCGCGTGGCCGTCATAGGCGCCGGGGCGTCCGGTCTAACTCAAACACAACAGTTACTCGAAGCTTGGAGTAGGAAAGCGGTCAAGACAAAGCTGGAAGTCGTTGCGTTTGAAGCTCGAGGAGATGTTGGCGGAGTATG GTTATCGGAAGATGGACCCAAGCAGGCCGAGAGGACTAGCTTACCAGGCGAAAACGATAAGATGGACGATGTATTCTCTTATTCAACAGCCTCCAAGATATCGTCGCCGATGTACGAAGGTTTGCGAACCAATATCCCAGCT CCTATAATGGCTTTCAGAGGGTTTAAATTTCCGGAAAAGACGCCTCTTTTCCCAGATCGAG CCGCTGTACTGAAGTACCTTCAGGACTATGCCAAAGCATACGAGCTCCTCCCTTACATCCGTTTCAACACTCGTGTAGAGCGGGTCTACCTTACTTCTACTACCCGTGGCTCTGATAAACGAAGATGGACGGTCGAATCTGTATCTGGCAACTCTAAAACATCCGAAGAGTTTGACTATATAAGCGTGTCGAATGGGCATTACAGCGATGGATGGATACCCAACACACCCGGCCTCAG CTCATTCCCAGGCCAAATCATCCATTCTAGATTCTACCGCAGAGCCTCCGACCATGCCGGCCAGACCGTCCTCGTCGTCGGATCTTTTGCATCAGGCGGCGATATCTCCCGCCTCCTCGCTTCCCACAATATCGACAAATATGATCCATCCGGCCAACCATTGAGCCGTTCGCTCACCCCCGACCAAAAGTTAGAtgattcttcctctttgaaAGCCGCTACAGGGGAAAACTTTATCAAAGTTTACGTCTCGTCGTCTGGCGCTACCTCGCACTCCGTAAGCCCTGACGGACCCTGTGCTCCATATATCCACAATCTgcccctcatctcccatctttcaccgccttcttccgcctATCCTAAAGGTGTCATCCACTTTGAAGACGGACAACAGCTCTCAGGGGTGGATACAATCATCTACGCCACGGGGTACAATTTTGCTTACCCTTTTTTCAAGCGTGCAGACAAACCTTGGGATGAGGTGGATTTGGTTGATGGGGTGATTAGGAgtggggagaggaagggaggtgaggaatgggaggagggcggggTAAAAGGTttgggaatgaagaagcttgaTGAGCTGTTACTGTTTCTGAAAGGAGATCGCAGTATCGCCTTTCCTGCTCTCT CCTATCAAGTAGttcccttccctcttgCGCAAGTGCAGGCTCGTCtcacctccctcctctgggcaaatctccttccttctttccccgAACATCCCGCTCTACCTGAAAACCCATCGAACCCTTATTCCAAACAATCAGTTTCTGTACCATCCATCAATCACTTAGACGTATCATCTTTGAGCGCACCTCAACCCGATATCACAGTCACTGCTGCAGCAACACCTCCCACTACCACTACCAAAGtttgttcttcctcttcaccatcaaCTACCCCGCTCGATCGTAAAACCCTTAGTGCGAGACAAAAGCTCCTATTCGGCACACCGTATGAATGGACATACTCTGAATATCTCATGTCGCTCATGTCGGAAGCAGAGGGTGGGAAAGAGGCGGAAGTAGAAGAGCACTGGAAGAAAATTGAGCcttggaggagggaaaTGAGGGACAGAAAAGATTTGAGGAAAAAGACACTTGGATATTAG
- a CDS encoding hypothetical protein (HMMPfam hit to DUF775, Protein of unknown function (DUF775), score: 137.8, E(): 2.4e-38), protein MFGAIVAGRLVQTNLQQIDETHFVFPLEQPYEINHLTVFLLGTVPFPEGFGASVHFAWPGKEYIPLGVLTNTKPSAIFRVRSHLPPNAPIGQPSPPAQLGIEIAPLQQLEAIAAGLSQSASGSGAGVTGGDGKGKELVKNVDVGKVAEKVVRNLFNFLHSFGGEGALTPDTQIPLSVFQQWYTNFTRKIENDKGASFLDRED, encoded by the exons ATGTTTGGAGCTATCGTTGCTGGACGTTTGGT TCAGACCAACTTACAACAAAT TGACGAAACACATTTCGTCTTTCCCCTTGAACAGCCCTACGAGATCAACCACTTGACTGTCTTCTTACTTGGAACTG TGCCATTTCCTGAAGGTTTCGGTGCATCTGTACACTTTGCTTGGCCGGGTAAAGAGTACATCCCCCTTGGAGT TTTGACAAATACGAAGCCTTCAGCCATCTTCCGTGTTCGTTCGCACTTGCCCCCGAACGCTCCCATCGGACAACCGTCTCCACCAGCGCAACTGGGTATTGAGATTGCGCCCTTACAACAATTGGAGGCTATTGCTGCTGGGTTGAGTCAGAGCGCTTCTGGTTCCGGAGCAGGAGTGACAGGcggagatgggaagggaaaagagcTGGTGAAGAATGTGGATGTAGGCAAGGTAGCTGAAAAGGTTGTCAGGAAC TTGTTTAACTTTTTACATTCTTTCGGGGGGGAGGGAGCTTTGAC GCCTGATACACAAATTCCTCTTTCAGTATTCCAGCAATGGTACACAAATTTCACTCGGAAGATTGAGAATGACAAGGGGGCATCATTCCTTGATAGAGAAGATTGA
- a CDS encoding hypothetical protein (HMMPfam hit to FAD-oxidase_C, FAD linked oxidases, C-terminal domain, score: 232.8, E(): 6.1e-67; HMMPfam hit to FAD_binding_4, FAD binding domain, score: 181.8, E(): 1.3e-51): MSAARPLNALRRSTQRSFRPSSVSRRFNSTVPPPPPPQPPAGISSAWYALSLAIFCGAGYLVGNVNSLPPSTALQESSVGIAHQKAHQPSYGSHKDYVAAINDLKASWEKKGKGDKVSTDDADLETHGVSDWSYHPAKKPTVVVWVDTTEEVQEVVKLANKYKVPITPFSGGTSLEGHFSSPYGGISLDISAMDKIIEVSELDGEARVQAGVKWEDLNAYLKEKGVPLFFPLDPGPGATIGGMAGTGCSGTNAVRYGTAKAEWFLNLTVVLPTGEIIKTRSHARKSAAGWDATKLFIGAEGTFGIVTEATLRLAPLLPTKCAVVTFDGVEEAVRAATEVVNAGYPVQCVEYMDARTMEAINKGGLAGRQYKPVDSLFFKFQGSDHSMAEVSQGVKALVAKHGGKNFEFSASDAEADALWQGRKTALWSVLGLLEDSKVWTTDVCVPISKLPTLVQETSEDFEKRGLVACHFGHVGDGNVHSLALFRDEAELHRVEVAVHEMVERAIRLGGTCSGEHGVGLGKIDYLPLELGDGTVNLMETIKRTVDPFNLMNPGKVYPNIKPKHQ, from the exons ATGTCAGCAGCACGCCCACTCAACGCTCTCAGACGTTCCACCCAGCGCTCTTTCCGCCCATCCTCCGTCTCTCGACGCTTCAACTCTACcgttccccctcctccccctccacaGCCTCCCGCCGGCATCTCCTCCGCGTGGTACGCCCTCTCTCTCGCCATCTTCTGCGGAGCTGGCTACCTCGTCGGTAATGTCAACtcgcttcctccttctACAGCACTGCAAGAATCTTCTGTTGGTATCGCTCATCAGAAAGCACACCAACCTTCGTACGGTTCCCACAAGGACTACGTAGCTGCTATCAACGATCTCAAAGCCAgctgggagaagaagggtaaaggCGACAAGGTCAGCACTGATGACGCCGACCTTGAAACACACGGTGTGAGCGACTGGTCTTACCATCCTGCCAAGAAACCGACCGTAGTTGTTTGGGTTGACACTACCGAAGAAGTCCAGGAAGTTGTCAAATTAGCCAACAAGTATAAGGTCCCTATCACCCCCTTCTCAGGTGGAACTTCTCTTGAAGGCCATTTTAGCAGTCCTTATGGTGGTATCTCTCTGGACATTTCTGCGATGGACAAGATCATCGAGGTTTCCGAGCTTGACGGTGAAGCCAGAGTACAAGCCGGTGTGAAATGGGAAGACCTTAATGCATATCTCAAAGAAAAGGGCGTCCCATTGTTCTTCCCTCTCGATCCCGGACCTGGTGCTACTATCGGTGGTATGGCCGGTACGGGATGTAGTGGTACCAACGCTGTCCGGTACGGTACCGCCAAAGCTGAATGGTTTTTGAACCTCACCGTTGTCCTCCCCACTGGGGAAATCATCAAAACCCGTTCCCACGCGCGTAAATCCGCTGCCGGCTGGGATGCTACAAAACTCTTCATAGGAGCTGAAGGTACATTCGGTATCGTCACTGAAGCCACACTCCGTCTCGCGCCTCTCCTGCCTACCAAATGTGCAGTCGTCACTTTTGACGGTGTGGAGGAAGCTGTCCGGGCTGCGACAGAGGTTGTGAATGCCGGATACCCTGTGCAGTGTGTAGAATATATGGATGCGAGGACGATGGAAGCGATCAATAAGGGTGGACTGGCGGGAAGACAGTACAAGCCTGTCGACTCTTTATTCTTCAAGTTTCAGGG ATCGGACCACTCTATGGCCGAAGTCTCCCAAGGAGTCAAAGCTCTCGTCGCCAAGCACGGCGGAAAGAACTTTGAGTTCTCAGCATCCGACGCTGAGGCCGACGCCCTCTGGCAGGGACGTAAAACCGCCCTGTGGAGTGTTTTGGGGTTGCTTGAGGACTCGAAGGTCTGGACGACCGATGTTTG CGTGCCGATCTCCAAATTACCGACTCTCGTACAAGAGACTTCTGAAGACTTTGAGAAACGCGGTCTCGTGGCATGCCACTTTGG TCACGTAGGTGACGGCAACGTACACTCCCTCGCCCTTTTCCGAGACGAAGCCGAACTCCATCGAGTCGAGGTCGCAGTCCACGAAATGGTCGAGCGCGCTATCCGTCTAGGTGGAACATGTTCCGGCGAACATGGTGTGGGATTGGGTAAAATTGATTATCTGCCACTGGAGTTGGGGGATGGTACTGTTAATTTGATGGAGACTATAAAGAGGACTG TCGACCCGTTCAATTTGATGAATCCCGGGAAAGTCTACCCCAACATCAAGCCCAAGCATCAgtaa
- a CDS encoding 60S ribosomal protein L12 (Match to ESTs gb|CF192653.1|CF192653, gb|CF192652.1|CF192652, gb|CF191207.1|CF191207; HMMPfam hit to Ribosomal_L11, Ribosomal protein L11, RNA binding domain, score: 93.4, E(): 5.7e-25; HMMPfam hit to Ribosomal_L11_N, Ribosomal protein L11, N-terminal domain, score: 93.3, E(): 6.2e-25), with protein sequence MPPKFDPSEVKIIYLRATGGEVGASSALAPKIGPLGLSPKKVGEDIAKATGDWKGLRVTVQLTIQNRQAAVSVVPSASSLVIKALKEPPRDRKKEKNIKHSGNVPLDQIYDIARKMAHKSFAKNLSGGVREILGTAHSVGCTVDGKNPHDIIVAIQEGEIVVPDE encoded by the exons ATGCCCCCCAAGTTCGACCCCAGCGAGGTTAAG ATCATCTACCTCCGAGCGACCGGTGGTGAGGTCGGTGCCTCTTCCGCTTTGGCCCCCAAGATCGGTCCCCTTGGTCTC TCCCCCAAGAAGGTCGGAGAAGACATTGCCAAGGCCACTGGTGACTGGAAAGGTCTCCGAGTGACTGTCCAGCTCACTATCCAGAACAG GCAAGCTGCCGTCTCCGTTGTTccttccgcctcttcccttgTCATCAAGGCCCTCAAGGAGCCTCCTAGggacaggaagaaggagaagaacatCAAGCACTCCGGTAACGTCCCCCTTGACCAGATTTACGAC ATTGCCCGTAAGATGGCCCACAAGTCTTTCGCCAAGAACCTTTCTGGTGGTGTCCGTGAAATCCTCGGTACCGCTCACTCTGTTGGTTGCACTGTTGACGGCAAGAACCCCCACGACATCATTGTTGCTATCCAAGAGGGCGAGATTGTCGTTCCCGACGAGTAA
- a CDS encoding hypothetical protein (HMMPfam hit to Hexapep, Bacterial transferase hexapeptide (three repeats), score: 36.7, E(): 6.5e-08) yields MCSIGAPFSKVKPPTPVEGEDTTQFELMVAGKPYLAMDKYLRRIRDEQAEKLCQINQTRSTEKRMELYTDLVNLTGGEEGNVIINIPFTCEYGSTITFGRDIYVGHNCQFFDVCPITIGDRTMIGPNCQLYTPSHPLSPEERNGLTGPEWAKPITIGKDCWLGGGVIIVPGVTIGDGVTVGAGSVMTKNVPNRCVVAGNPARIVKRIKEDGTVVAP; encoded by the exons ATGTGCTCAATTGGCgctcccttctccaaagTCAAACCTCCTACCCCAGTCGAGGGCGAAGACACCACCCAATTCGAGCTCATGGTGGCTGGCAAGCCTTATCTCGCAATGGACAAATATCTCCGCCGAATCCGGGACGAACAGGCAGAGAAACTTTGTCAGATCAATCAGACCAGGTcgacggagaagagaatggagTTGTACACCGATCTTGTCAATCTGACGGGCGGTGAAGAGGGAAATGTTATAATCAATATTCCTTTTACTTGCGAATAT GGCTCCACAATCACTTTCGGTCGAGATATCTATGTTGGCCACAACTGCCAGTTCTTTGACGTTTGCCCTA TAACCATCGGTGACCGCACCATGATCGGCCCCAACTGTCAATTGTACACACCCTCTCACCCTTTATCCCCAGAAGAACGGAATGGCCTCACCGGACCTGAATGGGCTAAACCTATCACCATCGGCAAAGACTGTTGGTTAGGTGGAGGTGTCATCATTGTACCTGGTGTCACCATCGGGGATGGGGTCACTGTAGGCGCCGGCTCTGTTATGACGAAGAATGTGCCCAATAGGTGTGTGGTGGCAGGAAACCCTGCAAGGATAGTGAAGAGGATCAAAGAGGACGGAACTGTCGTGGCTCCATAG